A single region of the Leptothrix cholodnii SP-6 genome encodes:
- a CDS encoding sensor domain-containing diguanylate cyclase — MNSPVMDTDLFFDEAPAARRMAWRDTLRGLSPGRWFETLKMRLAVGALAGLFAGMAFTAWYMGDVAEAQLIQRAREREHVEALRTAKVISRRIVELQRALQVVGEQLDRTTLQDPLKLAAFFEQRPVLRSMFANVFATGADGRVRMLIDPAGTRTPLTSIADREYFKRAVATRLAVISEPIRGRISNEPVIMLVHPVSDAAGVWGVIGGSLRLASRDLIEDLADTQVADLSTTIVVSDAAGRILAHPQRTRLLDSVAAEPHLAAAVAQWKLDAATHAFESGTWIDAKGLVTMAGDASTGWRVWRTIPRDALIAPLVQARSHALQVAALFAVVMAGALGAFIAWQLRPLARLEHQAAHLLAGDEGLAWPDFDGEIGQLARTLRHLLAERAQVERFNAQVLQKLSSVLSASPVGLAFTRHQRFELVSAECCRLLGRSEEQLVGQLAQVIYASNEDYVNLGPLVGAAFADGQPYVGEWQLLRADGTVFWACLHARPVSVDDPSAGTIWSLYDVSEQVQARRQLEHAADHDPLTGVVNRKGFGRAISQVHARQPDTRPASVLMIDLDHFKPINDTAGHAAGDAMLKAVAQMITSQVRASDTVARLGGDEFAVLLPGCDQRRALQVADKVQGAVADLSLTWEGRALRVGTSIGVAELTSAHDSDAAWLAAADAACYAAKHGGRGRVCAASPVKLVERDRAA, encoded by the coding sequence ATGAACTCCCCCGTGATGGACACCGATCTCTTCTTCGACGAAGCGCCTGCGGCCCGGCGGATGGCCTGGCGCGACACCCTGCGCGGCCTCAGCCCGGGCCGCTGGTTCGAGACCCTGAAGATGCGCCTGGCGGTCGGCGCGCTGGCGGGCCTGTTCGCGGGCATGGCGTTCACGGCCTGGTACATGGGCGACGTCGCGGAGGCCCAGCTGATCCAGCGCGCCCGCGAGCGCGAGCACGTCGAGGCACTGCGCACCGCGAAGGTCATCAGCCGGCGCATCGTCGAGCTGCAGCGCGCCCTGCAGGTCGTCGGTGAACAGCTCGACCGCACGACGCTCCAGGATCCGCTCAAGCTGGCCGCCTTCTTCGAGCAGCGACCGGTGCTGCGCTCGATGTTCGCCAACGTCTTCGCCACCGGCGCGGACGGCCGGGTGCGCATGCTCATCGACCCGGCCGGCACGCGCACGCCGCTGACGTCGATCGCCGACCGCGAGTACTTCAAGCGGGCCGTCGCGACCCGCCTGGCGGTGATCTCCGAACCGATCCGGGGACGCATCTCCAACGAGCCGGTCATCATGCTGGTGCATCCGGTGAGCGATGCCGCGGGCGTCTGGGGCGTCATCGGCGGCAGCCTGCGGCTGGCCAGCCGCGACCTGATCGAGGATCTGGCCGATACCCAGGTGGCCGACCTGTCGACCACGATCGTGGTGTCCGACGCAGCCGGCCGCATCCTGGCTCATCCGCAGCGCACCCGCCTGCTCGACAGCGTGGCGGCCGAGCCGCACCTGGCGGCGGCGGTCGCGCAATGGAAGCTGGACGCCGCCACGCACGCCTTCGAATCCGGCACCTGGATCGACGCCAAGGGCCTGGTGACGATGGCCGGCGATGCATCGACCGGCTGGCGCGTCTGGCGCACGATTCCGCGCGACGCGCTGATCGCGCCGCTGGTGCAGGCCCGTTCGCATGCGCTCCAGGTCGCGGCGCTGTTTGCCGTCGTGATGGCCGGTGCGCTGGGCGCCTTCATTGCCTGGCAGCTGCGCCCGCTGGCGCGCCTGGAACATCAGGCCGCCCATCTGCTGGCCGGCGACGAGGGCCTGGCGTGGCCGGACTTCGACGGCGAGATCGGCCAGCTGGCGCGCACCTTGCGCCACCTGCTGGCCGAGCGGGCACAGGTCGAACGCTTCAACGCCCAGGTGCTGCAGAAGCTCAGTTCGGTGCTGTCGGCCTCGCCGGTCGGGCTGGCGTTCACGCGCCATCAGCGCTTCGAGCTGGTCAGCGCCGAATGCTGCCGCCTGCTCGGCCGCAGCGAGGAGCAACTGGTCGGCCAGCTGGCGCAGGTCATCTACGCCTCGAACGAGGACTACGTGAACCTGGGGCCGCTGGTGGGCGCCGCATTCGCGGACGGCCAGCCGTACGTCGGCGAATGGCAGCTGCTGCGCGCCGACGGGACGGTGTTCTGGGCCTGCCTGCACGCACGGCCGGTCTCCGTCGACGACCCCTCGGCGGGCACGATCTGGAGCCTGTACGACGTCAGCGAGCAGGTCCAGGCCCGGCGCCAGCTCGAACATGCGGCCGACCACGACCCGCTCACCGGCGTCGTCAACCGCAAGGGCTTCGGGCGGGCGATCTCGCAGGTGCATGCCCGCCAGCCCGACACGCGCCCGGCGTCGGTGCTGATGATCGACCTGGACCACTTCAAGCCGATCAACGACACGGCCGGGCACGCCGCCGGCGACGCGATGCTCAAGGCCGTGGCGCAGATGATCACCTCGCAGGTGCGCGCCAGCGACACCGTGGCCCGGCTCGGCGGCGACGAGTTTGCCGTGCTGCTGCCCGGCTGCGATCAGCGCCGTGCACTGCAGGTGGCCGACAAGGTGCAGGGCGCCGTGGCCGACCTGAGCCTGACGTGGGAGGGCCGTGCCCTGCGCGTGGGCACCAGCATCGGTGTCGCCGAGCTGACGTCCGCCCACGACAGCGACGCGGCCTGGCTGGCCGCTGCCGACGCGGCCTGCTACGCGGCCAAGCATGGCGGCCGAGGCCGGGTCTGTGCCGCCTCGCCGGTCAAGCTGGTCGAACGGGATCGGGCGGCCTGA
- a CDS encoding type II toxin-antitoxin system RelE/ParE family toxin, translating to MLTVAELPEYQRRAAKLLPDEDRRAVVDYLAAHPRAGDLIEGTGGVRKLRWGRDGRGKSGGVRVIYYVHSEAMPLYLLTMFAKNERANISKAERNELAGLVDVLVQIWFER from the coding sequence ATGTTGACCGTTGCCGAGCTGCCCGAATACCAGCGCCGGGCCGCCAAGCTGCTGCCTGACGAGGATCGCCGGGCCGTGGTCGACTACCTGGCCGCACATCCCCGCGCAGGCGACCTGATCGAAGGCACCGGCGGCGTGCGCAAGCTGCGATGGGGGCGCGACGGCCGCGGCAAAAGCGGTGGCGTGCGGGTCATCTACTACGTGCACAGCGAGGCCATGCCGTTGTATCTGCTGACGATGTTCGCCAAGAACGAGCGGGCGAACATCAGCAAGGCAGAACGCAACGAGCTGGCCGGCCTGGTCGATGTGCTGGTGCAAATCTGGTTCGAAAGGTGA
- a CDS encoding IS3 family transposase (programmed frameshift): MSKRERRTFNAEFKLQVVQMIREQGLSVGDVCRDMKLGETAVRRWLAQADEEAAGRPGIGKPLTAEQQRIRQLEAENKQLRGDVDILKKAFGLLCPRASMSYQFVEQLHKKAVTVERLCRVLGVSRSGYYGARQRAKLAPKACLVSTQLKAEFAASGRVYGSRRLCAVLRARGLGIGRHRVRRLMRENRLRALWRRKFMHTTDSGHALPVSDNLLARRFNPSRPNQAWVSDITYIRTRSGWLYLAVVLDLYARKVVGWAMAPTMHAELVCAALQLAIAQRQPAPGLIVHSDRGSQYASALHQALLARHGLVGSMSRKGNCWDNAVMERFFLSLKTERVWQRDYANHAEAMTDIADYIVGFYNSVRLHSKLGNLPPNAFEQQSAIKQPIVVSEKT, translated from the exons ATGAGCAAGAGAGAACGAAGGACATTCAACGCGGAATTCAAGCTGCAAGTGGTGCAGATGATTCGCGAGCAGGGCTTGAGCGTGGGCGACGTCTGCCGCGACATGAAGCTCGGCGAGACGGCCGTGCGGCGATGGCTGGCGCAAGCCGATGAAGAGGCTGCAGGCCGCCCCGGCATTGGCAAACCGCTCACCGCCGAGCAGCAACGCATCCGCCAGCTTGAGGCCGAGAACAAGCAACTGCGCGGCGACGTCGACATCTTAAAAAAAGCAT TCGGCCTTCTTTGCCCGCGAGCTTCGATGAGCTACCAGTTCGTCGAGCAACTGCACAAGAAGGCCGTCACCGTCGAGCGTCTATGCCGCGTGCTGGGCGTCAGCCGTTCGGGCTACTACGGTGCCCGTCAGCGCGCCAAGCTCGCGCCCAAGGCCTGCTTGGTCAGCACGCAATTGAAGGCCGAGTTCGCCGCCAGCGGCCGCGTCTATGGCAGCCGTCGCCTGTGCGCAGTGCTGCGCGCTCGGGGGCTGGGCATCGGGCGCCACCGGGTGCGACGTTTGATGCGCGAGAACAGGTTGCGGGCCCTGTGGCGACGCAAGTTCATGCACACCACCGACAGCGGTCATGCGCTGCCCGTCTCTGACAACCTGCTGGCACGGCGCTTCAATCCGAGCCGCCCCAACCAGGCCTGGGTGAGCGACATCACCTACATCCGCACGCGCAGCGGCTGGCTGTACCTGGCCGTGGTGCTGGACCTGTACGCCCGCAAGGTCGTGGGCTGGGCGATGGCGCCGACGATGCATGCCGAGTTGGTGTGCGCAGCGCTGCAACTGGCCATTGCGCAGCGCCAACCCGCGCCAGGGCTGATTGTTCATTCCGACCGAGGCAGCCAGTACGCCAGCGCGTTGCATCAGGCGCTGCTGGCGCGCCACGGCCTGGTCGGCAGCATGAGCCGCAAGGGCAACTGCTGGGACAACGCGGTGATGGAACGCTTCTTCCTGAGCCTCAAGACCGAGCGGGTCTGGCAGCGCGACTACGCCAACCATGCCGAGGCCATGACCGACATCGCCGACTACATCGTGGGCTTCTACAACAGCGTGCGGCTGCACTCCAAACTGGGCAACCTGCCACCCAATGCCTTCGAGCAGCAATCGGCAATCAAACAACCTATCGTGGTGTCCGAAAAAACTTGA
- a CDS encoding HK97-gp10 family putative phage morphogenesis protein, whose amino-acid sequence MFKATPRGIPELKQALRDLMKEQRSATRAALYRAAQVIRDDAKLRAPVLSVPIRNKKGGLKRKPGTVKKAIGITQLKPQSGLLRAAVRVRPAPPAKRGANSPHDPFYWKFLELGTSKMRPRPFLLPAARSRFAAAVQAFEDEIAKRLRAFLGKGKL is encoded by the coding sequence ATGTTCAAGGCCACCCCTCGCGGGATTCCCGAGCTGAAACAAGCCCTGCGCGATTTGATGAAGGAGCAACGCAGCGCGACCCGCGCGGCTCTGTACCGTGCCGCACAAGTGATCCGCGATGACGCAAAACTTCGGGCCCCGGTTCTGTCGGTCCCGATCAGGAACAAGAAGGGCGGCTTGAAGCGAAAGCCGGGCACCGTGAAGAAGGCGATAGGCATCACGCAACTCAAGCCCCAGTCGGGATTGTTGCGGGCAGCGGTTCGTGTGCGGCCGGCTCCACCAGCGAAGCGGGGCGCCAACAGTCCGCATGACCCGTTCTACTGGAAGTTTCTCGAATTGGGCACGAGCAAGATGAGGCCGCGGCCGTTCCTTCTGCCTGCGGCCCGGAGCCGGTTTGCTGCCGCGGTTCAAGCCTTCGAGGATGAGATTGCCAAGCGCCTGCGCGCGTTCCTTGGGAAAGGGAAGTTGTGA
- a CDS encoding AlpA family phage regulatory protein: MESRLTPTTAGSLETARPPGPAEPPIQVTLSDAQMSRVKRAERLLRLEAVELLTGLKKSSLYALAKDEPLSWSNFPGHLDRWNPPGRGT; this comes from the coding sequence ATGGAATCACGCCTGACGCCCACCACCGCCGGTAGCCTGGAAACGGCCCGGCCCCCCGGACCGGCCGAACCGCCGATTCAAGTCACCCTGTCAGATGCGCAGATGTCTCGCGTGAAGCGAGCCGAGCGCCTCTTACGGTTGGAGGCCGTTGAATTGCTCACCGGGCTGAAGAAAAGCTCTCTGTATGCACTGGCGAAAGACGAGCCTTTGTCATGGTCTAATTTTCCCGGACACCTCGATAGGTGGAATCCACCTGGACGAGGAACATGA
- a CDS encoding helix-turn-helix domain-containing protein — protein sequence MSTAFESIRQGLKEATAHARGDAAGVKVYEPTAVDVAAVRARLGLTQAQFAARFGFSVATLRHWERGDRRPQGPALVLLNLIEREPAAVMRALA from the coding sequence ATGAGCACGGCATTCGAGAGCATCCGGCAAGGCCTGAAGGAGGCCACCGCCCACGCGCGCGGTGATGCCGCAGGCGTCAAGGTCTACGAACCCACCGCGGTGGACGTGGCCGCGGTGCGCGCCCGGCTGGGGCTGACGCAAGCCCAGTTCGCGGCCCGCTTCGGGTTTTCTGTGGCGACGCTGCGCCACTGGGAGCGCGGCGACCGCCGGCCGCAGGGTCCGGCCCTGGTACTGCTGAACCTGATCGAGCGCGAGCCGGCGGCCGTGATGCGGGCGCTTGCCTGA
- a CDS encoding recombinase family protein, translated as MKTTPTTQAQADAGHRVGYIRVSSVDQNTTRQLDGLVLHKVFTDHASGGTTNRPALAEALAHVRAGDCLVVHSMDRLARNLDDLHRIVRELTDRGVSVEFVKEGQTFTTEGVNPMANLMLSMLGAFAEFERSLIRERQREGIAIARGQSDKYRGRAPALTAEQAADLRQRDAAQGGKGRAALARDFGVSRQTLYQYLAKD; from the coding sequence ATGAAGACGACACCGACCACGCAAGCCCAGGCAGACGCTGGCCACCGCGTGGGCTACATCCGGGTTTCGAGCGTCGACCAGAACACGACCCGTCAGCTTGACGGCCTGGTGCTGCACAAGGTGTTCACCGATCACGCCAGCGGCGGCACGACGAACCGCCCGGCGCTGGCCGAAGCGCTGGCCCATGTGCGGGCGGGTGACTGCCTGGTGGTCCACTCCATGGATCGGCTCGCCCGCAACCTGGACGATTTGCACCGCATCGTGCGCGAGCTGACCGACCGTGGCGTGTCGGTCGAGTTCGTCAAGGAAGGGCAGACATTCACCACTGAGGGTGTCAACCCGATGGCCAACCTGATGCTGTCGATGCTGGGCGCGTTTGCCGAGTTCGAGCGTTCACTGATCCGGGAGCGCCAGCGGGAGGGCATCGCCATCGCGCGCGGGCAGTCCGACAAGTACCGGGGCCGGGCGCCGGCCCTGACCGCGGAGCAAGCCGCGGATCTGCGCCAGCGCGATGCGGCGCAAGGCGGCAAGGGCCGGGCGGCGCTCGCTCGTGACTTCGGCGTGTCGCGCCAGACGCTGTATCAGTACCTGGCGAAGGACTGA